The nucleotide sequence CCCACATTTACGATGTTAACGGGACATTACTCCTGAGCCTGCATGATGAAGAGAATCGGGAAGTCGTCCCCCTCAATGAAATTTCTCCACATCTGATTCGGGCTGTGATTGCCTTTGAGGATAGTCATTTTTATCAACATCATGGCATTAACCCGGTTGGGATTGGGCGGGCGTTAGTGACGAACTTAACCGCTGGGCGAACCATGGAAGGGGGATCAACCCTAACGATGCAGCTCGTTAAAAACCTCTTCTTAACCCCAGAACGGGCCCTGGGGCGGAAGGTTTCCGAAGCCGTTTTAGCTCTGCGCCTTGAGCAAATATTTGATAAGCAACAGATTCTGGAGATGTACCTGAACCAAGTCTATTGGGGGCATAATACTTACGGGGTACAAACAGCCGCCCGTAGCTATTTCAACAAACCTGCGGCTGACTTAACCCTTGCTGAAGCGGCCATGATGGCGGGCATTATCCAGGCCCCAGAAGCTTTTAGTCCCTTTATAGATTTTAAAACCGCCAAACAGCGTCAGGGATTGGTCTTAGAGCGGATGCAGGAGTTGGGCTGGATTACCCCTCAAGAGGCAGCCGTAGCCCGGAACCAAAACATTCAGCTTGGAGAAATCACCTCCTTTAGCGGTAGCCGCAGCCCCTACATTACCGACACTGTGATGCAGGAACTCAGCCAGCGGTTTGGGCGAGAAGCGGTGATTAAGGGAGGAATGCGCGTCCAAACAACTTTTGACCTCAAAACCCAAGAAATCGCCGAAAAAGTGGTTAAAAATGCAGCTAAACGCCTAGCCGGAGTTCGGGCCGAGCAAATGGCTTTAGTGGCGGTCGATCCCCGCACCCACTACATTAAGGCAGTTGTTGGTGGGGTAGATTATCAGAAAAGTCAGTTTAATCGTGCCACCCAGGCCATGCGCCAACCGGGTTCTGCCTTTAAGCCCTTTGTCTATTACCAGGCCTTTGCCAGTGGCCGTTATACCCCAGACTCTTCCATTACCGATTCTCCAGTCACCTATCGGGATGGCGGTGAAGTTTACAGCCCCCAAAATTATGATCGGAGCTTCTCTGGTTCCATGTCTATTCGT is from Synechococcus sp. PCC 6312 and encodes:
- a CDS encoding transglycosylase domain-containing protein, giving the protein MPTNTISPKSQTRPALSGFSKSVLQVAGQTALLVAMVGSAVVAGGLLGLAISFRNLPDVRSLRGYIPSETTHIYDVNGTLLLSLHDEENREVVPLNEISPHLIRAVIAFEDSHFYQHHGINPVGIGRALVTNLTAGRTMEGGSTLTMQLVKNLFLTPERALGRKVSEAVLALRLEQIFDKQQILEMYLNQVYWGHNTYGVQTAARSYFNKPAADLTLAEAAMMAGIIQAPEAFSPFIDFKTAKQRQGLVLERMQELGWITPQEAAVARNQNIQLGEITSFSGSRSPYITDTVMQELSQRFGREAVIKGGMRVQTTFDLKTQEIAEKVVKNAAKRLAGVRAEQMALVAVDPRTHYIKAVVGGVDYQKSQFNRATQAMRQPGSAFKPFVYYQAFASGRYTPDSSITDSPVTYRDGGEVYSPQNYDRSFSGSMSIRAALASSRNIPAVVLGQQVGINKVIETCRILGIRSPMLPVISLPLGAVDLTPLEITSAYATFANNGWQSETTSIVQITDNTGHLLLDNTPRPKLVLDPWAAAALNNAMQSVITSGTGTGAAIGRPAAGKTGTTSSERDIWFVGYVPQLATAVWAGNDNYAPLGKGATGGGMMAPIWREFMSQALKDIPVKSFAPMSEFTRPKPNK